Proteins encoded by one window of Cannabis sativa cultivar Pink pepper isolate KNU-18-1 chromosome 4, ASM2916894v1, whole genome shotgun sequence:
- the LOC115703887 gene encoding uncharacterized protein LOC115703887, which produces MARIEKYFKRVDPNSSHPPEVSVDSSTNRQYSINEDSAFCLYCYLFKQNKGKQGGGQTFVSKGFSNWKKPEILALHVGKHDSSHYEFESIRFLLRQGLAFHGHDESEDSNNQGTFPELLNFLADHNEEVRAVVLKNAPENLRLNSPKIQKDIVNACAVEIISVIIKDMEDVVVSILVDESRDVSIKEQMVVMFRYVDKKGYVIERFIGIEHVENTTAISLKIAIDKLFSKHGLNISRLRGQEYDGASNMSGEFNSLKSIIMKENECAFYVHCFAHQLQLALMGVAKKHDITGTFLTMVSNVVNIVGALSKHRDILREKQAAQVIEALKCGKLSSGKGLNQENGIKRPCKTRWGITFWHFDLQLQELNNRFNEANTELLLCLACLSPNNSFYAFDKKKLLRLALLYPHDFSVVDLRVLEFQLQTYVDDLHSHAEFSELKGIADLSIRLVETRKHEVCPLVYLLIKSALTLPVATTSVERAFLAMNIVKNQMRNKMEDQWLNDGLTVYLEKDVFNTITNESIIHRFQNMKTRRG; this is translated from the exons ATGGCTcgtatagaaaaatattttaagagAGTTGATCCAAATTCATCACATCCTCCTGAAGTAAGCGTTGATAGCAGTACAAACAGAC AGTATAGCATCAATGAAGATTCTGCATTTTGTCTGTATTGTTATCTTTTCAAACAAAACAAAGGAAAACAAGGTGGTGGTCAGACATTTGTTAGtaagggtttttcaaattgGAAGAAGCCAGAAATATTAGCACTACATGTTGGAAAACATGACAGTTCTCATTATGAAT TTGAAAGTATTCGATTTCTTCTACGACAAGGTCTTGCATTTCATGGTCATGATGAGTCTGAAGATTCTAATAATCAAGGTACCTTTCCtgaacttttaaattttttagctGATCATAATGAGGAAGTTAGAGCTGTTGTTTTGAAAAATGCTCCTGAAAACCTTAGATTGAATTCTCCAAAGATTCAGAAAGATATTGTAAATGCATGTGCTGTAGAAATAATCAGCGTTATTATTAAAGACATGGAAGATGTTgtggtttctattttagttgATGAATCTCGTGATGTATctataaaagagcaaatggttgtAATGTTTCGTTATGTGGACAAGAAAGGGTATGTGATTGAACGATTCATAGGCATTGAACATGTTGAAAATACAACAGCAATCTCACTAAAAATAGCAATTGATAAGCTATTTTCAAAGCATGGGTTGAACATATCTAGATTGCGAGGCCAGGAATATGATGGAGCTAGTAACATGAGTGGAGAATTTAATAGTTTGAAGAGTATTATTATGAAGGAGAATGAATGTGCTTTTTATGTCCATTGTTTTGCTCATCAACTACAATTAGCACTTATGGGGGTGGCAAAAAAACATGATATAACAG gtacaTTTCTCACTATGGTATCTAATGTGGTGAATATTGTTGGAGCATTATCTAAGCATCGTGACATTCTTCGAGAAAAGCAAGCTGCTCAAGTCATTGAAGCCTTAAAATGTGGAAAACTTTCAAGTGGAAAAGGCTTAAATCAAGAAAATGGGATTAAGCGTCCATGTAAAACACGATGGGGGATCACATTTTGGCACTTTG ATTTACAACTACAAGAGCTAAATAATCGTTTTAACGAGGCTAACACTGAGTTGTTACTTTGTTTGGCGTGTTTGTCTCCCAATAATTCTTTCTATGCTTTTGACAAGAAAAAGCTACTCCGTCTTGCTCTACTCTATCCACATGATTTTTCTGTAGTGGATTTGAGGGTACTAGAATTTCAACTTCAAACTTATGTTGATGATTTGCATTCCCATGCTGAATTTTCAGAATTGAAAGGAATTGCTGATCTTTCAATAAGATTAGTGGAGACAAGAAAACATGAGGTATGTCCATTGGTATATTTGCTTATTAAATCGGCATTAACACTGCCAGTTGCAACAACTTCAGTTGAAAGGGCATTTTTAGCTATGAACATTGTGAAAAATCAAATGCGCAACAAAATGGAAGATCAATGGCTAAATGATGGCTTGACTGTGTATCTCGAAAAGGATGTATTCAATACTATTACCAATGAATCTATCATTCATCGCtttcaaaatatgaaaactcgTAGGGGATAA